ACGCCGCACAGGGTGACACGCGCACGCCACTCCCCCGGGCAGGCGCGAGGCGGTCGGCTACCTGCGCCCGCGCCTCGCTGCCGTGACCAGCCACCGGTCCTCGGCGTCGTCGACCTCGGTGACGCGCCATCCGGTGCGGCTGAGCAGCTCCCGGATCCGCGGCTCGCTGCGCACGTCGTCGGGGGTGAGCTCCCGGCCGTGCCGCCGGGCCAGCGCGGCCCGCCCGACCGGGTGGAACAGCCCCAGCCGGGCGCCGTCGGCGGCCACCCGGGCCAGCTCGCGCAGACCGTCCTCGGGATCGGGCAGGTGGGAGACCAGACCGGAGGCGAAGAGGACGTCGTACGACCGGTCCGCGAACGGCAGCCGGGTGACGTCGCCGCGGACCAGGTGTGCGAGCTCCCCGCGTCCCCGTCGCCGCGCCTCGGTGAGCATCTCCGCGGTCAGGTCCAGGCCGACGAGCAGGCCGGCCGGTCCGGTGGCGGCACGCAGCACCGGCAGGGCCCGCCCGGTGCCGCAGGCGGCGTCGAGGACGGCGTCCCCGGCGCGCACCCCCAGCTCGGCGACGGCCCGCTCGAACCGGGGCCCGTCGTCGGGGAACCTCTCCTCCCAGGTGGCGGCCCGGGAGGAGAAGAACGTCTGGGTGTCGCTGCCGGTCAGTCGGTCGCCTCCGTGTCAGTGGGGGCGGTGTCGCAGGACTCGGCGGCGAGGGTGGTCAGCTCCTCGGCCAGCGCAGCCGCGTCGGCCGAGCCCAGGACGACGGTGAGGTGCTCCCCCGTCGCGGGCCGGAGCAGCGAGACCGCTCCGAGCGCCTCGGCCAGCTGCCGCACCGGCTCCTCCTGGCTCTCCAGGTGCTCGATCGCCGAGTGGTCGACGTCGGCGCTGCTGACCGTGCCGAGCGTGAGACCGGCGTCGGTGAGGACCCGGGTCACCGCCTCGACCAGCACCGGGTCACCGGTGCCGTCGACCACGTCGACGACGACCGGCTCGGCCGGCGAGAACTGGACGCCGCACAGGACCGGCCCGGAGCTCGGCTCCGGTTCCGGGGCGGGCGCAGGCTCCGGGGCCGGCACAGGCTCGGGAGCCGGGGCGGGCACGGGCTCCGGCGCGGGCACGGGCTCCGGCTCCGGCGCCGGGGCGGGCTCCGGCTCCGGCGCGGGCGCCGGGGCGGGCTCCGGCTCCGGCGCGGGCGCCGGGGCGGGCTCCGGTGCCGGCGCGGGCTCCGGCGCAGGTACGGGCTCCGGCTCAGGAGCCGGGGCGGGCAGGGGCTCCGGCTCGGGAGCCGGGGCGGGCACGGGCTCCGGCTCGGGAGCCGGGGCGGGCACGGGCTCCGGCTCCGGCGCGGGAGCCGGGGCGGGCTCAGGAACCGGGGCGGGCTCGGCCGGCGGTTCCGGCGCGGCCGGCGGGGCCGGCTCGGCCGGCGGTTCCGGCGCGGCCAGGAGCGGCGGGGGCTCGACCGAGTCGACCGGCGGCTCGACCGCCGGCGGCGGGTCGACGGCGGGCGGCGGGTCCAGGGCCGGCGGCGGGGCGGGCGCGGCCGGGGGCACGGTCGGCGCCGGCCCGTCCGGGGTGGGCACCGGTTCCGGCGCCGTCCCGGCGTAGGTGGCGGACAGCTCCAGCACCGTCGCGACGTAGCTGTCGGAGTGGTTGTAGGCGAAGACGGCCTCCGCCTGGCCCTCCGGCGTGGACAGGTCTCCCCCGGCAGCGCAGAGGTACCTGCCGGTGGCGACGGCGGCGTCGTTGATGTTGAAGGGGTCGCGGCGCCCGTCGCCGTTGCCGTCGCTGTCGTACATCGCCCACGTGGTCGGGATGAACTGCATGGGCCCGACGGCGCGGTCGTAGACGGTGTCGCCGTCCAGCAGGCCGTCGTCGGAGTCCAGGATCAGGGCGGTGTTGTTGGTGCCGTCGAGCGGGATGCCGATGATCGGCGGGCTCGACAGCCCGTCGGTGTGCAGGACGGCGCCGGCGAAACGCCCGTGGTTGGACTCGACCCGGCCGATGGCGGCGATCAGCGTCCAGCTGATGCCGCAGTCGGCGGAGAGCGCGGCGGCGTTCTGGTAGGCCACCAGGGCGGTCGACGGGATGCCACTGGCGGCCAGCGGCGAGGGCTCGCCGGTCGGGGCTGCGGCGGCCTCCGGGGCGCTGCCGGGATCGGCGGCGGGGTCGGCGGCGGGGTCGGCGGTGGTCCCGAGCGCCACGGTCTGGAGCAGCGGTTCGAGCGACGGTTCCAGCGGTGGTTCCAGCGTGGACACGGACTCGTCCCGCGGACCGGACGGCGGGCGGGGCACGAGCGCGTCCGCCTCCACGGCCGTCAGGCGCGGGGACTGCGACGGTGCCGGCGCCACCCCTGGTGCGGCGCTGGCCGCGGGGAGGAAGGCGACCAGTGCGGTGGTGATGCCCGCGCTGGCGACGATGCCGGGCGCACGC
The Modestobacter marinus DNA segment above includes these coding regions:
- a CDS encoding class I SAM-dependent methyltransferase, which codes for MTGSDTQTFFSSRAATWEERFPDDGPRFERAVAELGVRAGDAVLDAACGTGRALPVLRAATGPAGLLVGLDLTAEMLTEARRRGRGELAHLVRGDVTRLPFADRSYDVLFASGLVSHLPDPEDGLRELARVAADGARLGLFHPVGRAALARRHGRELTPDDVRSEPRIRELLSRTGWRVTEVDDAEDRWLVTAARRGRR
- a CDS encoding lytic transglycosylase domain-containing protein — translated: MSRARRGRRTTTRATRVRAPGIVASAGITTALVAFLPAASAAPGVAPAPSQSPRLTAVEADALVPRPPSGPRDESVSTLEPPLEPSLEPLLQTVALGTTADPAADPAADPGSAPEAAAAPTGEPSPLAASGIPSTALVAYQNAAALSADCGISWTLIAAIGRVESNHGRFAGAVLHTDGLSSPPIIGIPLDGTNNTALILDSDDGLLDGDTVYDRAVGPMQFIPTTWAMYDSDGNGDGRRDPFNINDAAVATGRYLCAAGGDLSTPEGQAEAVFAYNHSDSYVATVLELSATYAGTAPEPVPTPDGPAPTVPPAAPAPPPALDPPPAVDPPPAVEPPVDSVEPPPLLAAPEPPAEPAPPAAPEPPAEPAPVPEPAPAPAPEPEPVPAPAPEPEPVPAPAPEPEPLPAPAPEPEPVPAPEPAPAPEPAPAPAPEPEPAPAPAPEPEPAPAPEPEPVPAPEPVPAPAPEPVPAPEPAPAPEPEPSSGPVLCGVQFSPAEPVVVDVVDGTGDPVLVEAVTRVLTDAGLTLGTVSSADVDHSAIEHLESQEEPVRQLAEALGAVSLLRPATGEHLTVVLGSADAAALAEELTTLAAESCDTAPTDTEATD